Proteins found in one Arachis stenosperma cultivar V10309 chromosome 8, arast.V10309.gnm1.PFL2, whole genome shotgun sequence genomic segment:
- the LOC130946123 gene encoding glycosyltransferase BC10-like — MISSNPLRCLLCALLLCLSSVIVFTTITKNFSNNCTILNPPNTNTLPLTEYKDDENDEMEKEMLRVASRIKQNRSSTNPKKLAFMFLTTSTLPFAPLWESFFSKAPKTHFTIYVHLDPTISTWTPHYSSVFHNRLIIPKRTARHSPALAAAARRLLASALVDDRDNYMFILLSSSCIPLHSL, encoded by the coding sequence ATGATATCGTCAAACCCACTCAGATGTCTTCTATGTGCACTACTTTTGTGTTTATCTTCAGTTATTGTATTCACCACCATCACCAAAAACTTCAGCAATAACTGTACCATTCTTAACCCACCGAACACCAATACCCTTCCGTTAACAGAGTACAAGGACGATGAAAACGACGAAATGGAGAAAGAGATGCTTCGAGTGGCTTCACGCATCAAACAAAACCGCTCATCGACTAACCCTAAGAAACTAGCTTTTATGTTCCTCACAACATCGACCCTCCCATTTGCACCCTTATGGGAATCCTTCTTTAGCAAAGCCCCGAAAACCCATTTCACCATCTACGTTCACCTGGACCCCACCATCTCCACGTGGACCCCACACTACTCGAGTGTTTTTCATAATCGCCTCATCATTCCCAAACGCACAGCTAGACATTCCCCCGCACTCGCTGCAGCAGCGCGTAGGCTACTCGCGAGTGCCCTTGTGGATGATCGTGATAATTACATGTTCATACTTCTCTCTAGTTCGTGCATTCCTCTACACTCTTTGTAA